One window from the genome of Capra hircus breed San Clemente unplaced genomic scaffold, ASM170441v1, whole genome shotgun sequence encodes:
- the LOC108634773 gene encoding heat shock transcription factor, Y-linked-like encodes MAHIPSEIQDMPSKVASSGSETVKSPLCDYTLTEDSVLRSMIEEDAFQALFEEVVIKVPRYKFSVSETDELNDFLSLTFPQKLWKLVESDQFKSIWWDESGTSIVIHEEAFKKEVLERKAPLRIFETDSMKSFVRQLNLYGFKKKQHTFQRSASLADFLEEQSNVSVLSKLQIYHNPNFKRAYPQLLLRMKRRIGIKNSSPIASLVQDYKRKNVKARGNIDNCNSSSLPEASGENGFSASISLSVPFTPYTRQTVDNTSALSPCDFPSPSSTSVRQTEKIVMDQPAVLNQLSIFNQLSRSSYTEANGLMENFATTTTSASQNHIVSPLQSSYFGLMVHPSKFPVRYSYMTAHDSPFPNLQQRGNSWSPGPRIRDISSSSLSRSTHQKSSLYENHPN; translated from the exons ATGGCACATATTCCTTCAGAAATTCAAGATATGCCTTCTAAAGTTGCATCAAGTGGTTCAGAAACCGTTAAATCTCCTTTGTGTGATTACACACTTACTGAGGACTCAGTTTTGAGATCTATGATTGAAGAAGATGCTTTTCAGGCTTTGTTTGAGGAAGTCGTGATAAAAGTGCCACGATACAAattttctgtctctgaaacaGATGAATTGAACGATTTTCTTTCACTAACTTTTCCTCAAAAACTTTGGAAGCTAGTTGAAAGTGATCAGTTTAAATCTATTTGGTGGGATGAGAGTGGCACTTCTATAGTGATCCATGAAGAAGCCTTTAAGAAAGAAGTCTTGGAAAGAAAGGCCCCTTTGAGAATATTTGAAACTGATAGTATGAAAAGTTTCGTTCGACAGCTTAACCTTTatgggtttaaaaaaaagcaacacaCTTTTCAAAGATCTGCTTCACTAGCTGACTTTCTGGAAGAACAAAGCAATGTCTCAGTTTTGAGCAAG TTACAGATCTATCATAATCCAAATTTCAAAAGAGCCTATCCCCAACTTTTattaagaatgaaaagaagaattGGGATTAAAAATTCCTCTCCAATAGCTTCGTTAGTTCAAGATTACAAGAGGAAGAATGTTAAAGCAAGGGGCAACATAGATAATTGTAACTCTAGTTCTCTTCCGGAAGCTAGTGGGGAGAACGGATTTTCAGCCTCCATAAGTTTAAGTGTGCCTTTCACACCTTATACCAGGCAGACAGTCGATAATACAAGTGCCCTATCTCCATGTGATTTTCCTTCCCCATCATCAACATCAGTTAGACAGACAGAAAAGATTGTGATGGATCAACCCGCTGTTCTAAATCAGTTGAGTATTTTTAATCAGCTCTCACGTAGTAGCTACACTGAAGCAAATGGCCTCATGGAGAACTTTGCTActacaactacttctgcttctcAGAACCACATTGTATCTCCCTTACAGAGCAGTTATTTTGGACTGATGGTGCATCCTTCTAAATTTCCAGTTAGGTACAGCTATATGACAGCCCATGACAGTCCTTTTCCTAACCTGCAACAGAGAGGAAACTCATGGTCCCCAGGGCCAAGGATCCGTGATATATCTTCCTCCTCTCTTTCAAGGTCAACTCATCAAAAATCTTCATTATATGAAAACCATCCTAATTAA